One Verrucomicrobiales bacterium genomic window, GCTCGAAAGAGAAGCCAGATGAAACCAACCGAGTGTGCGCGACTGCACTCGCTGCGCAGCTTGTTACTGCCATCGGGGCCACTTGTTGTTCCCTACTTGTGCTACCATCCTTGGTCGGCTTGGACAGGTTGGGAGATCTATGGCTGGTGATGTGTTACGCTGCAGCGTTCACGCCACTAACTATCCTCGACATGCACTACAAGTCGGTCCTGCAAGGACGCGGCGAATTTCGTTCGCTGAATGTCAACAGAGTTTGTCAGCCTATCCTCTTTGCTCTCATCCTCGGTGTGCTTTTCGCCTTGCGCTGCATCCGAGTAGAGACGGTGTTGATCGCGATGATTGCACCATTGGGCTGTTCGGTGCTTCTAGGATTTATCCTTGACGGTGCACGAATGCCGATTTGGGACGGAGTTGAGATGCGGCGCTTGCTTGGAACCGCCCGTCGGTTCCACGCGATGAACATTGTCATGTACTCCTCGGCTGAGGCCGATAAGGTTATTGTCGTGCTATCGATGGGAGATACGAGCGCTGGCTTATACGCATCCGCGCTTCCAATCGGTGCCCTAGGAAGTGGACTAGTGCTGCAGAGTCTCCTGGTCCTACTCTTTCCCGAGATGACCGCTGCTACTCGGAAGGAGGAACAAGCACGTATCCTTTGTCGACACACTCAGGATGCCTCGCTCCTCCTTGTTCTCATAAACGGATCGATGGCTCTCGTCTGCCCTTGGGTTGTGCCTTTCGTTTTTGGTAGCGATTTTGCTGCTGCTGTTCCTGTGACCATGATCCTTCTCTTTATGAACACCCTCAAAGGCGTGCGACAAGTCATAGACCGCGCGATGCGAGCAACTCTAAGTATGCGCTTTGGGGTTGTCAGCGAAGCGGTTGGGTTAGGCTGCTTTGTAGCTTTGGGACCTTTTGCGAGTTCATTTGGGGGCCTAGCCGGGATCGCAGTTGCTTTGGTTTTGGCACAAGCCGCTGCCCTTGCGGTTATGGCAACGAGTGCGGTTAAATGCTACAACCTTAAGTGTTCCGATCTGTGGGGGTTGCGACCAGAGACCGGTTTGCGCTTGTTCAAGATGGTTCTACATGACGTCCAGAGGGTGAAGAGCTCCCTGTCGCGATGAAACAACAGCTGGATCATACACCCAGTCCTTCT contains:
- a CDS encoding lipopolysaccharide biosynthesis protein, with protein sequence MVGTFGITAVNVVLSMFTSVLLARYLGPEGRGTVVALTIWPALLAAIFCLSLNEAVTYHVSLVRSKEKPDETNRVCATALAAQLVTAIGATCCSLLVLPSLVGLDRLGDLWLVMCYAAAFTPLTILDMHYKSVLQGRGEFRSLNVNRVCQPILFALILGVLFALRCIRVETVLIAMIAPLGCSVLLGFILDGARMPIWDGVEMRRLLGTARRFHAMNIVMYSSAEADKVIVVLSMGDTSAGLYASALPIGALGSGLVLQSLLVLLFPEMTAATRKEEQARILCRHTQDASLLLVLINGSMALVCPWVVPFVFGSDFAAAVPVTMILLFMNTLKGVRQVIDRAMRATLSMRFGVVSEAVGLGCFVALGPFASSFGGLAGIAVALVLAQAAALAVMATSAVKCYNLKCSDLWGLRPETGLRLFKMVLHDVQRVKSSLSR